A DNA window from Phaeobacter sp. A36a-5a contains the following coding sequences:
- a CDS encoding prephenate/arogenate dehydrogenase family protein yields MSAPIYNRIALIGLGLIASSMAHAIRRGGLAGEITGYARSAQTRDTARRINLCDRVCETAAEAAQDADLVVLCVPVGAMDAVMAEIAPVLKPGATVSDVGSVKRHVIDAVLPHIPDGVHFVPAHPLAGTEHSGPEAGFAELYDNRWCLLVPVEGCERAPVDRLRRLWEGMGSNVDEMDADHHDLVLAVTSHAPHLIAYTMVGVADDLRRVTDSEVIKYSAAGFRDFTRIAASDPTMWRDVFLTNKDATLEILGRFTEELFALQRAIRTGDGEHLHQYFTRTRAIRRGIIEAGQDTAAPNFGRETKS; encoded by the coding sequence ATGAGCGCGCCGATCTACAACCGCATCGCGCTGATTGGTCTTGGCCTGATCGCCTCCTCCATGGCACATGCCATTCGCCGTGGCGGGCTGGCAGGCGAGATCACCGGCTATGCCCGCAGCGCACAGACCCGCGACACCGCGCGCCGGATCAACCTGTGTGATCGTGTCTGCGAGACGGCTGCGGAGGCAGCGCAGGACGCTGATCTGGTCGTGCTCTGTGTGCCTGTGGGGGCGATGGATGCTGTGATGGCGGAGATTGCACCGGTGCTGAAACCCGGTGCCACGGTTTCCGACGTGGGGTCGGTCAAACGCCATGTGATCGACGCGGTGTTGCCGCATATCCCCGACGGGGTGCATTTCGTGCCGGCCCACCCATTGGCGGGCACCGAACATTCCGGGCCCGAGGCCGGGTTTGCCGAGCTTTATGACAACCGCTGGTGCCTGCTGGTGCCGGTAGAGGGCTGCGAGCGCGCCCCGGTGGACCGGTTGCGCCGGCTCTGGGAGGGGATGGGCTCCAACGTCGATGAGATGGACGCGGATCACCATGATCTGGTTCTGGCGGTGACCTCGCATGCGCCGCATCTGATTGCCTATACGATGGTTGGCGTGGCTGATGACCTGCGCCGGGTGACCGATAGCGAGGTGATCAAATACTCGGCTGCGGGATTTCGTGACTTCACCCGAATTGCCGCCTCCGATCCGACGATGTGGCGGGATGTATTCCTGACCAACAAGGATGCGACGCTGGAAATTCTGGGACGTTTCACCGAGGAGCTGTTTGCCCTGCAACGGGCCATCCGCACCGGGGATGGGGAGCATCTGCACCAGTATTTCACCCGCACCCGGGCCATCCGCCGGGGCATTATCGAGGCCGGGCAGGACACGGCGGCGCCGAACTTCGGCCGCGAGACCAAGTCATGA
- the hisC gene encoding histidinol-phosphate transaminase codes for MTHIAPQPGILDIALYEGGAAHVKGVSNVTKLSSNENPLGPSPKAIEAMQAAVSQMHRYPSSDHSALRQAIGEVYGLPAEQIICGAGSDEIITFLCQAYAGPGDEVLFTEHGFAMYRISALAAGATPVEVAERERVTDVDALLAGCSERTRLVFIANPNNPTGTMIGTADLARLADGLPRGALLVLDGAYAEYVEDYDAGAELVASRDNVVMTRTFSKIYGLGGARVGWGYAPKVIIDVLNRVRGPFNLSSTALAGAEAAVRDTEYTEHCRQENARWRGWLAEALAELGVPSDTSCANFILARFASPEEAGACDAFLQSRGLIVRRVSGYKLPAALRITVGDETACKQLVAAVKAFKDGAA; via the coding sequence ATGACCCACATCGCGCCGCAGCCTGGCATATTGGACATCGCCCTTTATGAGGGCGGGGCTGCCCATGTGAAAGGGGTGAGCAATGTGACCAAGCTCTCCTCCAATGAAAACCCATTGGGGCCAAGCCCGAAAGCCATTGAGGCAATGCAGGCGGCGGTCTCTCAGATGCACCGGTATCCGAGTTCCGATCACAGCGCCCTGCGTCAGGCGATTGGCGAGGTCTACGGCCTGCCGGCGGAGCAGATCATCTGCGGGGCGGGCAGTGACGAGATTATCACCTTTCTCTGTCAGGCCTATGCGGGGCCGGGGGATGAGGTTCTGTTCACCGAGCATGGCTTTGCCATGTATCGCATCAGCGCCCTGGCGGCCGGGGCGACCCCGGTCGAGGTGGCGGAACGCGAACGCGTCACCGATGTCGATGCGCTGCTGGCCGGATGCAGCGAGCGCACGCGGCTGGTGTTCATCGCCAATCCCAACAATCCTACCGGCACGATGATCGGCACCGCTGATCTGGCCCGGCTCGCCGATGGTCTGCCACGGGGGGCACTGCTGGTGCTGGATGGCGCCTATGCGGAATATGTCGAAGATTATGACGCCGGGGCCGAGCTGGTGGCCAGCCGCGACAATGTGGTGATGACGCGCACCTTCTCCAAGATCTACGGGCTGGGTGGCGCTCGGGTCGGCTGGGGCTATGCGCCGAAAGTTATCATTGACGTGCTGAACCGGGTGCGCGGTCCGTTCAATCTGTCGTCCACCGCTCTTGCCGGGGCGGAGGCAGCGGTGCGGGATACGGAGTATACCGAACATTGCCGTCAGGAAAACGCCAGGTGGCGCGGCTGGCTGGCCGAGGCGCTGGCGGAGTTGGGTGTGCCTTCAGACACCTCCTGTGCGAATTTCATTCTGGCGCGCTTTGCCAGCCCGGAAGAAGCGGGCGCCTGCGATGCCTTCCTTCAGTCGCGCGGGCTGATCGTGCGCCGGGTGAGCGGATACAAGCTGCCCGCAGCGCTGCGGATCACCGTGGGCGATGAGACCGCATGCAAGCAACTGGTTGCGGCTGTGAAGGCGTTCAAGGATGGCGCGGCATGA
- a CDS encoding Lrp/AsnC family transcriptional regulator: MTHKLDNIDLALLRALQRDASLSQRDLAEQVGLSQNACWRRLKTLSESGLMQGTTARLDRKQLGLDLVVFVMLRTRHHSAEWLQTFRRHVLTIPEVVDFHRIGGDYDYQLKVVTEDMASYDKVYQRLIEGVELDSVTSYFAMEAIAEGRPLPL, translated from the coding sequence ATGACCCATAAGCTGGATAACATCGACCTGGCCCTGCTGCGCGCCCTGCAGCGTGACGCCAGCCTCTCGCAGCGCGATCTGGCAGAGCAGGTCGGCCTGTCGCAGAACGCCTGCTGGAGACGCCTGAAAACCCTGAGCGAAAGCGGCCTGATGCAGGGCACCACCGCCCGTCTGGACCGCAAGCAGCTGGGGCTGGATCTGGTGGTCTTTGTGATGCTGCGCACACGTCACCATTCGGCGGAATGGTTGCAGACCTTTCGCCGCCATGTGCTGACCATCCCCGAGGTGGTCGATTTCCACCGCATCGGCGGCGATTACGATTACCAGCTGAAGGTCGTGACCGAGGATATGGCCAGTTACGACAAGGTCTACCAGCGCCTGATCGAAGGTGTCGAGCTGGACAGCGTCACGTCGTATTTCGCCATGGAAGCCATCGCCGAAGGACGCCCGCTGCCGCTATAG
- a CDS encoding PA14 domain-containing protein, with amino-acid sequence MKMTRILGMAAMAAVTATLTATLSWAAPLRLTPANPQPTGLKPGLSVRYAYPDDVKTLRAAAKALEAGAEVGPPLKGLDYRDTSIGQNALTSKRSEHVAADIRGYVRFDAPGIYTIDFLTNDGIRATIGGKVVGKFDGRQTCQETFAQQVEVPQAGWYPIHVLYFQRLNTSCLHMRMGPKGSRVTWMPNKAFGR; translated from the coding sequence ATGAAAATGACCCGTATTCTGGGGATGGCTGCAATGGCAGCTGTCACCGCAACACTCACAGCAACACTCTCATGGGCGGCGCCCCTGCGCCTGACCCCGGCAAACCCGCAACCGACGGGGCTGAAGCCGGGTCTGTCGGTGCGCTATGCCTATCCCGACGACGTCAAGACGCTGCGCGCCGCTGCCAAGGCGCTGGAGGCCGGAGCCGAGGTCGGACCGCCGCTCAAGGGGCTTGACTATCGCGATACCAGCATCGGGCAGAATGCCCTCACCTCCAAACGCTCGGAGCATGTCGCGGCTGACATCCGTGGCTATGTGCGTTTTGATGCGCCGGGCATCTATACGATTGATTTCCTCACCAATGATGGCATCCGGGCGACGATCGGCGGCAAGGTGGTCGGCAAATTCGATGGTCGGCAGACCTGTCAGGAGACCTTTGCCCAGCAGGTGGAGGTGCCGCAAGCCGGCTGGTATCCGATCCATGTGCTGTATTTTCAGCGGCTGAATACCTCCTGCCTGCATATGCGCATGGGGCCAAAGGGCAGCCGTGTCACCTGGATGCCGAACAAGGCTTTTGGCCGCTGA
- the rpsD gene encoding 30S ribosomal protein S4, translating into MTKRTSAKYKIDRRMGENIWGRPKSPVNRREYGPGQHGQRRKGKLSDFGIQLRAKQKLKGYYGDLTEKQFRRIYAEAERVKGDTGENLIGLLERRLDAVVYRAKFVATVFAARQFVNHGHVLVNGKRVNIPSYRVKEGDVIEVREKSKQMTALLEAVQLAERDVPDYVEADHSKMTATFVRAPGLSDVPYPVVMEPNLVVEFYAKN; encoded by the coding sequence GTGACCAAACGCACGTCTGCCAAGTACAAAATTGACCGCCGTATGGGCGAAAACATCTGGGGCCGTCCGAAGTCCCCGGTGAACCGTCGTGAATACGGCCCCGGCCAGCACGGCCAGCGCCGCAAGGGCAAACTGTCCGATTTCGGTATCCAGCTGCGCGCCAAGCAGAAGCTCAAGGGCTACTACGGCGACCTGACCGAGAAGCAGTTCCGTCGCATCTACGCCGAAGCTGAGCGTGTTAAAGGCGACACCGGTGAAAACCTCATTGGTCTGTTGGAGCGCCGCCTGGACGCGGTTGTGTACCGTGCCAAATTCGTTGCAACCGTTTTTGCGGCCCGTCAGTTCGTGAACCACGGTCACGTTCTGGTCAACGGCAAGCGCGTGAACATCCCCTCCTACCGCGTTAAGGAAGGCGATGTGATCGAGGTTCGCGAGAAGTCCAAGCAAATGACCGCACTGCTGGAAGCTGTTCAGCTGGCAGAGCGTGACGTTCCTGACTACGTCGAAGCCGACCACTCCAAGATGACCGCCACTTTCGTGCGCGCACCGGGCCTGTCCGACGTGCCGTACCCGGTTGTGATGGAACCGAACCTGGTCGTCGAATTCTACGCCAAGAACTAA